A genome region from Pseudoalteromonas tetraodonis includes the following:
- a CDS encoding SPOR domain-containing protein, whose product MNSGFINRLVGTSIVVIAAIVFIPNILDGEKVHYKEGFKAIPERSEFKTIDLQESIDQKVANAQPLKEDEVEDIQPDDAAFEQQNSAAQTDITDQPAMVEAVIPDTNQSSTAAIQEPTRPANENLTSMAYVIQLGSFSHAANVKALQAKLKAKGFKTFTKPVKTPNGTLTKVFVGPSLNKQELQSQLPALKELTKLNGKVTQFEVTK is encoded by the coding sequence GTGAACTCAGGTTTTATTAATCGCTTAGTCGGAACAAGTATTGTGGTGATCGCAGCAATTGTGTTTATTCCCAATATACTCGATGGTGAAAAAGTGCACTATAAAGAAGGCTTTAAAGCGATTCCAGAACGCTCTGAGTTCAAGACCATTGATTTGCAAGAATCAATCGATCAAAAAGTGGCAAATGCACAGCCTTTAAAAGAGGATGAAGTTGAAGATATTCAGCCTGATGATGCCGCATTTGAACAGCAAAACAGTGCTGCTCAAACAGACATTACCGACCAGCCTGCAATGGTTGAAGCGGTAATACCTGATACAAACCAAAGCAGTACGGCTGCAATTCAAGAACCTACGCGCCCAGCTAACGAAAACTTAACTAGCATGGCGTATGTTATTCAGTTAGGTAGTTTTTCACATGCAGCCAATGTAAAAGCGCTGCAAGCTAAGCTCAAGGCTAAAGGGTTTAAAACTTTTACTAAACCAGTTAAAACGCCAAATGGGACGTTAACGAAAGTTTTTGTCGGACCATCACTGAATAAACAAGAACTGCAATCTCAACTTCCTGCACTTAAAGAGTTAACCAAACTCAACGGTAAAGTCACC
- the folC gene encoding bifunctional tetrahydrofolate synthase/dihydrofolate synthase, giving the protein MTKTIPSQSSSLDDWLCYLESVHPANIEMGLERVARVANNIGLLTSSSKIILIAGTNGKGTTARCLESLLLAQGYRVGTYASPHLIRYNERVRVDGAELDDQYHVDAFNLLEQGRGDTPLTYFEYGTLGALAIFKRLEVDYVLLEVGLGGRFDATNIVTPYASIITTIDLDHKEYLGDTRELVAYDKAGIFRESTPAIIGDLNIPHTMTDYGKEINANMVLSGSDFIFKEHAQSFSWQFKEHNLELPKPAIPCQNVATALTALSVLNLLPSDEVITQCLANLVVEGRFQQLSAEPLVYTDVAHNPESARYLATKLASYKDKGFKIHALAAMLADKDKVGVLKEVSDVVDEWSFASLEGPRGDSAANLHQALLSIPNSYFKQGYNSVEAALDAILPNQPTNTLLIVFGSFFTVAGAIHYFKK; this is encoded by the coding sequence ATGACAAAAACAATTCCTAGCCAATCATCAAGCCTTGATGATTGGCTTTGTTATTTAGAGAGTGTTCACCCTGCTAATATAGAAATGGGTTTAGAACGCGTTGCTCGTGTTGCTAACAACATTGGGCTTTTAACCTCCTCAAGTAAAATCATTCTTATTGCAGGCACCAATGGCAAAGGCACAACAGCACGTTGTTTAGAGTCACTGTTATTAGCCCAAGGTTATCGTGTTGGTACGTATGCTTCTCCGCATTTAATTCGTTACAATGAGCGCGTACGCGTTGATGGCGCAGAGCTTGACGATCAATACCATGTCGATGCGTTTAATTTATTAGAACAAGGTCGTGGTGACACCCCACTGACATATTTTGAATATGGCACCTTAGGCGCGTTAGCAATATTCAAGCGTTTAGAGGTTGATTACGTGCTGTTAGAGGTAGGTTTAGGCGGGCGTTTTGACGCGACCAATATTGTTACCCCCTATGCCAGCATCATTACCACCATCGACTTAGATCATAAAGAATACTTAGGTGACACGCGTGAATTAGTTGCTTATGATAAAGCGGGTATTTTTCGAGAGAGTACTCCTGCAATTATTGGGGACTTAAATATTCCACATACAATGACCGATTATGGTAAAGAAATTAACGCTAATATGGTGTTATCTGGCAGCGACTTTATTTTTAAAGAGCACGCGCAGAGTTTTAGTTGGCAATTTAAAGAGCATAATCTTGAGTTACCTAAACCAGCAATCCCATGTCAAAATGTAGCCACGGCATTAACCGCTCTATCGGTACTAAACTTATTACCGAGCGATGAGGTGATTACTCAGTGTTTAGCGAACTTAGTCGTTGAGGGACGTTTTCAACAACTAAGTGCAGAGCCATTAGTGTATACCGATGTAGCACATAACCCTGAATCAGCTCGCTATTTAGCGACTAAATTAGCAAGCTATAAAGATAAAGGCTTTAAAATTCATGCATTAGCCGCTATGCTTGCTGATAAAGATAAGGTTGGTGTGCTTAAAGAAGTTAGTGATGTAGTAGATGAATGGTCGTTTGCGAGCTTAGAGGGCCCACGCGGCGATAGCGCTGCTAATTTACATCAGGCACTTTTAAGCATTCCTAATAGTTATTTTAAACAGGGTTATAATAGCGTAGAGGCAGCATTGGATGCTATCTTGCCAAACCAGCCAACTAACACACTATTAATTGTATTTGGTTCATTTTTTACCGTGGCTGGCGCTATTCATTACTTTAAAAAATAG